The genomic DNA TGGCAAAGGTGAATCCTGTCCTCTTGCCATTGATGAACCATAGTCCGAGGTGAATTTCCTGACGGAAGGGCCCCTTTGTATTATTAAAAATCCGGCTCACTACGATCTTTCCCGCTATATCCTTATTCCTATCATTGTCCTGAGAATTGATTCCATTTCCGTTCGATAACATGAGTGCGTAGGCAAGTTCATACTGTTTGCCCTGACCAAACCTGAACCAGTCGAAGATTTCCACACCAATATCCCTATAGGCACTGACCGAACGATTCTTGCCAAATCTTTCCAACATGAGATTGAAAAAAACATCTGAGAATTCTATATAATTATGGAGGTGAATAGCCTGAAGTCCGTCAATACCCATTGGCAACTTAAATTGGCCTAACCTCAACCGCATTCCTGGTATATAGTTTAGGGTAACACTAGCATCAGTCAGCGCGGCAAAATTGCCCTGGTCTCCATTCGGATTTTCCGTTACTCCATTCCTTCCAAACTCGCCCAGCACAAAGTAGTTGACTCTGCCATCCGTGTTGGGAACTATACCTCTCACTCCAAGTCGTGCCCTGCGAATGTTAAAATCGTCTTTCCTCACATCTGCATATGGATCAACATCATCCTGAGATTGGTAATAAGTAGGCTGAACAAATCCCCATGGGCTAAAAGATTTTGGGTTCTTCACCCATGTTTCAGTGCCTTGCACCCTAAGCCAACAGGCAGCCATTGCCTGTACTGAAAAAAACAGAGTGATAGCAAAAACAACGAATGACCTGATAAGAATTGTTCGTTTTTTTAATTTGATTTTCATACGACCCTCCTCTTTTTTTTCGCATTTACTGTGCTGCTGGGCCTCATTTCAACTGCCATGCCATGAAGTAAAACTTTACACAAAATTTATAACTCATTGTTTTTATAAAGAAAAAAAATCATTGACTAACCATAGTCACCCAACTATTCTTTGGCAGGGTGCATTCTGCACCCATAAAATCATCAAACAGGTAAACTTTGGGTGCAGAATGCATCATCATGAAACTAAAATCTTTATTGTTAAGAAGGGATGTAATTTTTAAATGAAATTAAAACTGGGAATCGGCAACAAAATCCTAATGACAATGTTAGCAGTGGCAGTCCCTTTCCTCATCATTTTTTCAATCTTAATTTTAAATACAGTGGAAGAAATATTAAAAGCAAATGTTACCCGTCAAATAACTAGGCTTGCAGAAAAATCTGCGGACAATCTAAATGATCTAATAGAAAGGTCTAAAACACTCCTCCTTACCATTGCCATATCCCCTTCCGTGACTGATCTCATTGAGGCACGAGAACTGGAAAGCCCCGAAAAGATTAAGCAGTCAATACACAATTTAGAAGAATATTTTCTAAAACTTCAAAAGCTAAATGATATCATCCAAGCAATTCGATTTATAGATGAAAAAGGCAATGTTTGGGTCAAAGTTAGAGAGGGCAAGATTATTCCACGAAAAGGACCACTGATAGCCAATCTTGGTATTAGGGCAGTTAGCATAAAAAAAGATCGTGATTTTTTTAAAAAGACTATGCTCTTGAACAATGGCGAAGTCTGGATCTCCAATTTGGAAAAAGGATGGATGGAAGGACAAAAAAAATGGTGTCCTGCTATGGTTCGTTTTTCTACCCCTCTTTTTTTCTCTAATGGGAAAAGAGCTGGGATACTAATTATCAATGTATGGGGTAAACAAGTAGGAAAAATGATAAATCGTCTAATATCTCCACAAGAGGGGATGGCATTTCTGATTGAAAGAAATTTATTGGACGAAAAAAGAAATGGCATTTTTTTATTTCATAAAAAATGTTCGTGCGAATTTGGTAATCAAACCGGCAGTCATATCACAGTATTTCAGCGTTTCCCTGATTTCATAACTAAAGCCTGGATGCACACTGACAAAGGAATAATACTCAACCCAAAAACCAAAGATATACTGGCCCACAGATTCTTTTCTCCCTATCATAGTAAAAAAAGAGGTTGGGTAGTAGTGGTACAAGCCAATAGTTCTTTTTTTATGGCTCCTTTGACCATAATAGAAAATAGAATCATAATCTCTGCCTTGCTAATGGTATTGCTAGCAGTACTTGCTGCACTCTACTTTGCTCAATCTATTACTGAACCTATCAAACAGGTTATTGATGGCACCCATCGTATAAGTCAAAACCTTTCAAACCGTATATCTATAAAATCAACTGACGAAATAGGAATTTTGGCCCAAAAAATAAATAACATGGCATCGCAATTACAAAAAAATATTGAGGAACGCAAAAAACTAGATGCCCAAATTTATCAATCTGAAAAACTGGCTTCCATAGGAGAAATGGCAGCTGGCCTCGCTCATGAGCTAAACACTCCCCTCAGTAATATAAAAGCTATTGCCTCTCTTTCTAAAAAAGACCTGGATACTGGAAAGATAAATTTGGATGCTGTAAAAGAGGATCTTAACGACATAAAAGAACAAACAGAAAAATGTAGTGAAATTATCTCTGGTTTACTGAGTTTCGCAAGAAAAAGGAATCCAGAATTTGCCTTATTTAATATAAATGATCTGATTGAAAAGGCTCTATCACTACTTCGCCTAAAAATTGAAAAAAAAGGCGTAACCGTGAGATTCCAAAAGAACGAGGATCCACTCTCTGTCAATGTAGATGCAAATCAGATACAACAAGTTTTTGTCAACATTCTTCTTAATGCACTAGATGTATTAGACTTTGGCGGCCTTATCACAATCATTTCAGAAAAAGCGGGTAATCACCTAAAGATAAGCATAAAAGATAATGGTCCCGGAATCCCTCCAGATATCATGCCTAAAATATTCAATCCCTTCTTTAGTACAAAAGAAGTGGGTAAGGGAACCGGCCTGGGCCTGTCAGTCAGCTATGGCATTGTGAAAAATCATGGTGGCACTATTGAAGTGCAATCAAAGCCCGGTCAAGGTACAACTTTTACAGTTAAACTCCCAATGAATTCCTTGCAAAACAATGGCAACGACAAATAATGTAATCCAATCAACAATCAACTTGGACGGAATGGCTTATAACTAAAGTAGAAAGGAAAAAGTTATGCGCATTATTATTGTAGATGACGATCCAACAGCATGCAAAATTTTACGGCGAATGCTGGGAACTGAATATGAAGTTAATATATTTTACAATGGAGAAACCGCTTTCAAGTTTTTTTTACAAAATGGGGCAGACATAATAATAACAGACATCCGAATGCCAATGATGGATGGATTACAACTGCTTACCAAAGCAAAGGAAATAGATCCAGAAGTTATTATTCTTGTCATTACTGGATATTCGTCAGTTGATTCAGCGGTTAAGGCAATTAAAAAAGGTGCTTATGATTACATATCCAAGCCTTTTGAACCAGATGATGTACTTATACGCATAAAAAGGGCTATAAAGGAAAAGAAACTTGAAGCAAAGGTAAGATCCTGCCAACAAGAACGACAATTAAAATTTGATAAAATTCAAATTATTACCCAAAACCCCAAAATGATGCATATGCTCGAAATAATTCGAAAAGTTGCAGCCACAGACAGTACCGTCCTCATATATGGAGAAACAGGTGTTGGAAAAGAACTCGTAGCACGCATGATTCATTACTGGAGTCCTAGAAAAGACTATGCATTCATTCCAGTGAACTGCAGTGCTCTGTCTGAAGGAATTATGGAAAGTGAGCTTTTTGGTCATGAGAAAGGGGCTTTTACTGGCGCAACCAACAAACACATTGGTTTCTTTGAACTCGCAAACAAGGGGACCATATTACTTGATGAAATCGGCACAACAAATAATAGGTTCCAAGTAAAATTACTCCGAGTCTTGCAAGATAAAATCATCTATCGGGTGGGAAGTACATCAGCTATCCCTATCGATACTAGAGTACTTGCTGCAACAAACCAGGACCTAGAACGTGAGGCAAACGAAAATCTTTTTAGACCGGATCTATATTACAGACTAAGTGTAGTCACTATCAAAATCCCTCCACTCAGAGAAAGAATGGATGATGTTCCTCTTCTAGCAAATCATTTTCTAAAAAAATATTCACATATAAATCCAAAAGTTAAGGGCATATCAAAAGAAAGTAAAAAAATTTTAATGGAATATCCATATCCAGGGAACGTGCGTGAACTGGAAAATATCATTGAAAGGGCTATGATACTTGAAAATAGCGATATGATCACTCCTTCCAGTCTCATGATGACATCCAAAAGCACTGCTCAATTAGAAAATACTAGCAACTCCTCATTAGAAAACAGTCAACCTGCAGATGAAGCGCTACGCCTAGAACACGTGGAAAAGGAACATATTTTAAAAGTATTACTCATGTGTAATGGTAGAAAACTAGAAGCTGCAAGGCTTCTTGGAATCAACAAAACAACACTTTGGCGTAAAATAAAAAAGTATGGATTACTTAATCTATAATCTTGGTGTTAGCTAAGTAGGACATATGAAAACTATATGCACAAACAACTTAACTCGCACATGCCAAATACAGATCAGCATCAAATAGGAAATTCCTCCTCTACCCCAATAAGACCTTTTGGGTGGGAGTACGTTTTT from Dissulfuribacter thermophilus includes the following:
- a CDS encoding porin; the protein is MKIKLKKRTILIRSFVVFAITLFFSVQAMAACWLRVQGTETWVKNPKSFSPWGFVQPTYYQSQDDVDPYADVRKDDFNIRRARLGVRGIVPNTDGRVNYFVLGEFGRNGVTENPNGDQGNFAALTDASVTLNYIPGMRLRLGQFKLPMGIDGLQAIHLHNYIEFSDVFFNLMLERFGKNRSVSAYRDIGVEIFDWFRFGQGKQYELAYALMLSNGNGINSQDNDRNKDIAGKIVVSRIFNNTKGPFRQEIHLGLWFINGKRTGFTFATPGPVNGEKTEQDRKRYGIEFYFKKDLKSYGALRVVTEGVWGNGWVYAPGFFNGAVPVSNRYFTDNTSVSGHGVPHADLDAFGWYIDLGYRPPVFNKKLELDFRYSYYDPDNGNDLSVDVSQDNLTLGLQYFFHKRARATVNYEIRDSHWNPAIDNRFMAQVTVVFK
- a CDS encoding sensor histidine kinase encodes the protein MTDLIEARELESPEKIKQSIHNLEEYFLKLQKLNDIIQAIRFIDEKGNVWVKVREGKIIPRKGPLIANLGIRAVSIKKDRDFFKKTMLLNNGEVWISNLEKGWMEGQKKWCPAMVRFSTPLFFSNGKRAGILIINVWGKQVGKMINRLISPQEGMAFLIERNLLDEKRNGIFLFHKKCSCEFGNQTGSHITVFQRFPDFITKAWMHTDKGIILNPKTKDILAHRFFSPYHSKKRGWVVVVQANSSFFMAPLTIIENRIIISALLMVLLAVLAALYFAQSITEPIKQVIDGTHRISQNLSNRISIKSTDEIGILAQKINNMASQLQKNIEERKKLDAQIYQSEKLASIGEMAAGLAHELNTPLSNIKAIASLSKKDLDTGKINLDAVKEDLNDIKEQTEKCSEIISGLLSFARKRNPEFALFNINDLIEKALSLLRLKIEKKGVTVRFQKNEDPLSVNVDANQIQQVFVNILLNALDVLDFGGLITIISEKAGNHLKISIKDNGPGIPPDIMPKIFNPFFSTKEVGKGTGLGLSVSYGIVKNHGGTIEVQSKPGQGTTFTVKLPMNSLQNNGNDK
- a CDS encoding sigma-54-dependent transcriptional regulator, with protein sequence MRIIIVDDDPTACKILRRMLGTEYEVNIFYNGETAFKFFLQNGADIIITDIRMPMMDGLQLLTKAKEIDPEVIILVITGYSSVDSAVKAIKKGAYDYISKPFEPDDVLIRIKRAIKEKKLEAKVRSCQQERQLKFDKIQIITQNPKMMHMLEIIRKVAATDSTVLIYGETGVGKELVARMIHYWSPRKDYAFIPVNCSALSEGIMESELFGHEKGAFTGATNKHIGFFELANKGTILLDEIGTTNNRFQVKLLRVLQDKIIYRVGSTSAIPIDTRVLAATNQDLEREANENLFRPDLYYRLSVVTIKIPPLRERMDDVPLLANHFLKKYSHINPKVKGISKESKKILMEYPYPGNVRELENIIERAMILENSDMITPSSLMMTSKSTAQLENTSNSSLENSQPADEALRLEHVEKEHILKVLLMCNGRKLEAARLLGINKTTLWRKIKKYGLLNL